Proteins found in one Sorghum bicolor cultivar BTx623 chromosome 1, Sorghum_bicolor_NCBIv3, whole genome shotgun sequence genomic segment:
- the LOC8085678 gene encoding chitinase 11 — MARVLATVLVLAGAALLAAAGGASAKQGVWSIITRPMFQSMLSHRGDSGCQGAFYTYDAFIEAASKFPGFGTTGDDQTRRRELAAFFGQTSHETTGGWPTAPGGQFAWGYCRVKEQNPTDPPYYGRGPIQLTHEYNYRQAGQALNLNLVGNPDLVSSDPVVAFKTAIWFWMTPQSPKPSCHAVMTGSWTPSADDRAAGRLPGYGVTTNIINGGMECGKGQSTDAAKDRVGYYKRYSDMLRVRYGDNIACKDQKPYGG, encoded by the exons ATGGCGAGGGTTTTGGCGACGGTGCTGGTCTTGGCAGGCGCCGCGCTgctcgcggcggccggcggcgccaGCGCGAAGCAGGGCGTGTGGAGCATCATCACGCGGCCCATGTTCCAGAGCATGCTGAGCCACCGCGGCGACAGCGGTTGCCAGGGCGCGTTCTACACCTACGACGCGTTCATCGAGGCCGCCAGCAAGTTCCCCGGCTTCGGCACCACCGGCGACGACCAGACCCGAAGGCGGGAGCTCGCCGCCTTCTTCGGACAGACGTCCCACGAAACTACCG GTGGATGGCCAACTGCTCCGGGTGGACAGTTTGCCTGGGGATACTGCCGGGTGAAGGAACAGAACCCCACGGACCCACCCTACTATGGACGAGGACCCATACAGCTAACTCA TGAGTACAACTACAGGCAAGCTGGGCAAGCGCTGAACCTGAACCTGGTGGGCAACCCGGACCTGGTGTCGAGCGACCCCGTGGTGGCCTTCAAGACGGccatctggttctggatgacgcCGCAGTCGCCGAAGCCGTCGTGCCACGCCGTCATGACCGGCAGCTGGACGCCCTCCGCCGACGACCGCGCCGCGGGGAGGCTCCCCGGGTATGGCGTGACCACCAACATCATCAACGGCGGGATGGAGTGCGGCAAGGGCCAGTCCACCGACGCCGCCAAGGACCGGGTCGGCTACTACAAGAGGTACTCCGATATGCTCCGAGTGCGCTACGGGGACAACATCGCCTGCAAGGACCAGAAGCCTTACGGAGGCTGA